In Penaeus chinensis breed Huanghai No. 1 chromosome 40, ASM1920278v2, whole genome shotgun sequence, one genomic interval encodes:
- the LOC125047086 gene encoding uncharacterized protein LOC125047086, whose product MAEKPQDLVESRHVEATLAKDKGPDARLLSWAVKDFTQKGDNMATAVTSVDVRYSLKDADRRVSYVVKINPMRKETQIDAFTCNLIKKEIHFHTVILPELNEALTSAGCEKLRIPAFYFAEKEPGRELLFFEDLRDRGFRMTDRKKGLDAAHANLVLKELARFHATSHILLARNGDLTDRYPLLKIDFATSTGQQREFLQGMFGSHLLPAINLLQEVEGYDSVLQWAIRSQQNVMDVLRDQVTDGASPFKLMCHGDCYSNNLLFRYDETGAPVEVMLLDLQVTRYASLAIDVSYLLLTSLGGSVISSSVQDFLNAYYASFSAVTEATGHPVPFSFKDLQQEFRNKLPFGLLFGLIVHPYVVMSSSDMPEAEVFLSDHDKEEVKQKILHALENNPLLRPRLLSVCDYVIREGVVD is encoded by the exons ATGGCAGAGAAGCCGCAGGACCTGGTCGAGAGTCGGCACGTGGAGGCGACGCTGGCGAAGGACAAGGGCCCCGACGCCCGCCTCCTGTCCTGGGCCGTCAAGGACTTCACGCAGAAGGGCGACAACATGGCCACGGCCGTCACGAGCGTCGACGTAAGGTATTCGCTAAAGGACGCCGACCGACGCGTATCTTACGTCGTCAAGATCAACCCGATGCGGAAGGAAACGCAGATTGACGCATTTACGTGTAACCTCATCAAGAAGGAGATTCACTTCCACACGGTCATACTGCCGGAGCTCAACGAAGCCTTGACATCAGCGGGCTGCGAGAAACTGAGGATCCCCGCGTTCTATTTCGCGGAGAAGGAACCCGGCAGGGAATTGCTCTTCTTTGAGGACCTTCGGGATCGGGGATTCAGAATGACCGACCGCAAGAAAGGCCTGGACGCTGCGCACGCAAATCTCGTCCTGAAGGAATTGGCGAGATTTCATGCAACTTCGCACATTCTGCTGGCCAGGAACGGAGATTTGACTGACCGATACCCGCTCCTGAAGATTGACTTCGCTACGAGTACAGGCCAGCAAAGGGAATTCCTCCAGGGTATGTTCGGAAGCCATTTGCTACCTGCTATCAACCTTCTTCAGGAAGTCGAGGGATATGACAGCGTCCTGCAGTGGGCCATCCGGAGCCAGCAGAATGTTATGGACGTCCTTCGAGACCAAGTGACCGACGGAGCGTCTCCTTTCAAACTAATGTGTCATGGTGACTGTTACAGCAATAACCTTCTATTTAG GTATGACGAAACAGGTGCTCCGGTTGAGGTGATGCTCCTAGACTTACAGGTCACCCGCTATGCTTCCCTCGCCATTGATGTGAGCTACTTACTCCTCACGAGCCTGGGAGGATCCGTCATAAGCAGTAGCGTGCAGGACTTCCTCAATGCCTATTACGCGTCCTTCAGCGCCGTGACGGAGGCAACAGGACACCCCGTTCCCTTTAGCTTCAAAGACCTTCAGCAGGAGTTCCGAAACAAGCTCCCGTTCGGCCTGCTCTTCGGCCTCATCGTGCATCCGTATGTCGTCATGAGTTCCTCTGACATGCCCGAGGCCGAGGTGTTCCTCAGCGACCACGACAAGGAGGAGGTCAAGCAGAAGATCCTGCACGCCCTGGAAAACAACCCTCTGCTGAGACCGAGGCTTCTGTCCGTCTGCGACTACGTGATCAGAGAAGGGGTCGTCGACTAA